A window of the Hippoglossus stenolepis isolate QCI-W04-F060 chromosome 8, HSTE1.2, whole genome shotgun sequence genome harbors these coding sequences:
- the LOC118113375 gene encoding LOW QUALITY PROTEIN: interferon-inducible GTPase 5 (The sequence of the model RefSeq protein was modified relative to this genomic sequence to represent the inferred CDS: inserted 8 bases in 5 codons; deleted 1 base in 1 codon; substituted 1 base at 1 genomic stop codon) yields MDSVSYSVLENKYNIFSRQEEVSSVISLLLQKVKGVNPEARSCFSPGGEQTSPLYVTDPVWRIIDSNKLSDVRDAVEDLLISRINLAVVGNRGMEKTLHQLLRGLGPGDEGXAPASTPVASEDVAGYPDPKHPDFRLWDLPPVPDTSPFEPEGYMDRVKFLRYNAVFMAFTHTPHPNSVQLFLEARSLQRQTVYWVLLASVGDPEKSLAEKRKASLETLRSQGVMQPKVYVVRPSTLEKSDFLVHGSTGQRPPEIRAQALXLALPMLTSASGHPERRPSKLCMGRXSPSGGMFAIPASLVASMVDSEVAVRSRRKHSYLCADDKSVERLVRQLRRGTPRLKGLRTGALSXEVTEGEVKRRLAAAEQXLGHGAVKLVEMAMPRHACYASXAFTAMLQVLNGAIDEMGVMPKIVAAARERGNAFLL; encoded by the exons atggacagtgTAAGTTACAGTgtgttggaaaataaatacaacatcttCTCCAGGCAAGAAGAAGTGTCCTCCGTTATTTCTCTACTGCTGCAAAAAGTGAAGGGTGTGAACCCTGAAGCGAGAAGCTGCTTCAGCCCGGGAGGAGAACAGACATCTCCCCTGTACGTCACCGACCCGGTCTGGAG AATCATAGACAGCAATAAGTTATCAGATGTCAGGGACGCGGTGGAAGATCTCTTGATCAGTAGGATCAACTTGGCTGTGGTGGGAAACCGTGGTATGGAAAAGACTCTTCATCAACTCCTCCGTGGCCTCGGACCCGGGGATGAGG CGGCTCCTGCTTCGACCCCCGTGGCCTCAGAGGACGTGGCAGGCTACCCTGACCCTAAACACCCTGACTTTCGCCTGTGGGATCTGCCGCCTGTGCCCGACACCTCCCCATTCGAACCTGAGGGATACATGGATAGAGTTAAATTCCTCCGCTACAACGCTGTCTTCATGGCATTCACACATACGCCCCATCCCAACAGTGTGCAGCTGTTCTTGGAAGCCCGctcactgcagagacaaacgGTGTACTGGGTTCTCTTAGCTTCGGTGGGAGATCCAGAGAAGAGCctggcagagaagaggaaagccAGTCTGGAAACACTGAGGTCGCAGGGTGTGATGCAGCCTAAAGTCTACGTGGTCAGACCCTCCACCCTGGAGAAGTCTGATTTCCTGGTTCATGGATCTACTGGGCAAAGACCTCCAGAGATCCGAGCCCAAGCCCT CCTGGCTCTCCCGATGCTCACCTCAGCCTCTGGTCACCCAGAAAGGAGGCCTTCAAAGCTCTGCATGGGCCGCTGATCGCCATCTGGTGGGATGTTCGCCATTCCCGCCTCCCTGGTGGCTTCTATGGTGGACTCCGAGGTAGCGGTGCGATCTCGACGAAAGCACAGTTATCTCTGTGCC GATGACAAATCAGTCGAGCGACTGGTCCGACAGCTTAGGCGTGGAACCCCGAGACTTAAAGGGCTGCGGACTGGTGCGCTGTC GGAGGTTACTGAAGGGGAAGTGAAGCGGCGGTTGGCGGCGGCAGAACA ACTTGGCCACGGTGCTGTCAAGCTGGTGGAGATGGCCATGCCCAGACACGCCTGCTATGCCA CAGCCTTCACCGCCATGCTGCAAGTTCTGAACGGCGCCATTGATGAAATGGGCGTCATGCCGAAGATCGTGGCTGCAGCTCGGGAGAGAGGAAATGCTTTTCTCTT ATGA